The genomic DNA TTTCGAATTGAAGTTTTAATCGTTTCATCTGTTGACTCTGTCTCTGCTTTTGTATAACTTTTATTAAACTCTTGTTTCAAGTTATACGATAATAAGTTCGTTTGCTGCGTTAACGAATCTTTAAAACCTTGTACAAGACTCTTTTCTAGCTCTCTTACGAAATATACCCCAATAACTTGCATAGCTATCAATATTAATAGCATATATATGAGTACAAATTTTAAATGAATAGATTGAAAAAAACCGACTTTCTTCATATACTATTCCTGCTCTGGGTCACGCAAGTAATACCCTACCCCACGTCTAGTAACAATTAAAGTAGGATGACTTGGATTATCTTCAATTTTTTCACGTAAACGACGCACTGTTACATCCACTGTACGTACATCCCCGAAATAGTCATAACCCCAAACTGTTTGTAATAAATGTTCGCGTGTCATAACTTGTCCTAAATGTTTTGCTAAATAATGTAGTAACTCAAATTCACGATGTGTAAGTTCAATATTTTCCTCACGTTTTGTTACGCTATACGCATTTGGATTGATAACAATTGGTCCAATAACCATTTCCGTATTTTCTTCTTTTTCCGCAGCACCGCCTTGTTGATGGCGACGTAAGTTAGCCTTCACGCGAGCAAGCAATTCCCTCGTACTAAATGGCTTTGTTACATAATCATCTGCCCCAAGCTCAAGCCCTAATACTTTATCAATTTCAGAATCCTTCGCCGTAAGCATAATAATCGGCATTTCTGAGCTTTTACGTATTTCACGGCAAACCTCTAAGCCATCCTTACCTGGTAACATAATATCTAATAAAACCATATCTGGCTGTTCTTCATTCGCTTTTTCAATCGCCTCATCACCATCATGCGCCATTACAATTTCAAAACCTTCTTTTTCTAGATTGAACTTCAAAATATCCGCAATCGGCTTTTCATCATCAACTACTAAAATTTTCTTTCCCATCATCGTCTATTTCCTCCTTATAAAAATATGGTCAATATCCCTAAACACATTGATGTCTACATAGTATGTCCCTATATGACCGCATCTTTTGCTTAAGTACTTTCTCCTCTATTCTCACAGACTCATGTATGATCCACTTTTACACGGAATCCTATACGATCTATAGAAAAACCTCTAGCTTCAACTGCTAGAGGCTCCTCATTCTATTTTAAAATAACTACTCAATTTTGTAAAATTACACAAATAAAAAGGATATTAAGTGGGCCCACTTAATATCCTGAGAGTGGCTCGGGACGGAATCGAACCGCCGACACGAGGATTTTCAGTCCTCTGCTCTACCGACTGAGCTACCGAGCCAAAACTATATATAAAACCACTAATGGTGGTATAAACAAAAGTGGCGGTCCCGACCGGGGTCGAACCGGCGATCTCCTGCGTGACAGGCAGGCATGTTAACCACTACACCACGGGACCAAAAATAAACATAAAAAAACATGACCCGTACGGGATTCGAACCCGTGTTACCGCCGTGAAAGGGCGGTGTCTTAACCACTTGACCAACGGGCCACGAAAAATAAAATGGTGAGCCATGAAGGACTCGAACCTTCGACCCTCTGATTAAAAGTCAGATGCTCTACCAACTGAGCTAATGGCTCATACTCACCAACGTCATATTTTCGTGACGACAAGATGTATCATAACATGTTTCCTTTTCTTTTTGCAATACTTTTTTTATTTTTTTATAAAAGATAAGAAAAAACTCATGCGGACATGAGTTTTTTCTTGAAAATATCAATTAAGCTTCGTATACGTTACGAACAATATTTGTTTGGTTACGATCTGGTCCAACTGAGAACATAGATAATTGAATTCCTGTTAACTCAGAAACACGTTCTACGTATTTTCGTGCATTTTCAGGAAGCTCATCTAATGATTTTACACCAGTAATATCTTCTGTCCAACCTGGAAGCTCTTCGTATACAGGCTCACATTTCGCTAAAATGTTTAAGTTTGCTGGAACTTCATCGATAACTTTGCCATCGCATTTGTAAGCAACACAAATTTTAAGAGTCGGAATACCTGTTAGAACGTCGATAGAATTTAATGATAGATCTGTTAAACCACTAACACGACGTGCATGTCTTACAACAACACTATCGAACCAACCTACGCGGCGTGGACGACCAGTTGTTGTTCCATACTCACGACCAACTTCACGAATTTGGTGACCAATTTCATCATTAAGCTCAGTAGGGAATGGACCATCACCTACGCGGCTTGTATATGCTTTACATACACCTACAACGCGCGTAACTTTCGCTGGACCAACTCCAGTTCCAACTGTTACACCACCAGCAATTGGGTTAGAAGATGTAACGAATGGATACGTACCGTGGTCAATATCAAGCATAACACCTTGTGCACCTTCAAATAATACACGGTGATTGTTATCTAATGCATCATTTAATACAACAGACGTATCACATACATATTGTGCGATTTGTTGGCCGTACTCGAAGTATTCTTCAAAGATTTCTTCTACACTGAAACCTTCTGTATCGTACATTTTTTCAAACAAACGATTTTTTTGTGCTAAATTGCGCTCAAGCTTCTCTTTAAATGCTTCACGGTCTAAAAGATCAGCCATACGAATACCAATACGAGCAGCTTTATCCATATATGCAGGACCGATACCTTTTTTCGTTGTACCGATTTTGTCATCACCTTTACTTGCTTCTTCTAACTCATCTTGTTTTAAGTGATAAGGTAAAATAACGTGCGCACGGTTACTTACGCGTAAATTATCAGTACTTACACCACGATCGTGTAAGTATTTTAACTCTTCAAGTAATGCTTTCGGATCTACTACTAAGCCGTTTCCGATTACACAAATTTTCTCTTTATAAAAAATACCAGATGGAATTAAGTGTAATTTATATTTAACTCCGCCGAAAACAATTGTATGTCCCGCGTTATTTCCACCTTGATATCTTGCAACTACTTCCGCATGCTCAGAAAGAAAGTCAGTAATTTTACCTTTTCCTTCGTCGCCCCATTGTGTTCCTACAACTACTACTGAAGACATTATTAAAGCACCTCCGCAATTTTCAAACGATCTATTCAAACAATATAATTGTACCAAAACCGAAAAAGAAGTCAACCAAAAAGCGAACATTTTTTTATTAAAAAACATTTTCGTTCGTAAGAATTATATTTTTACATTATGAAAGCCTTATCTTTCCTATAAAAAAAAAGAAACACATCTTATTATAAGAAATGCGTTTCTTTTTTATACTATCTTTATGCAGGCGGTGCATGTCCATCCTCGAAGCGGCGTTCTAAGTTAACGAACTTATTGAACTCTTTAACGAATGCCAGCTCTACTGAACCTACAGGACCGTTACGCTGCTTTGCAATAATAATTTCAATCGTGTTTTTATTTTCCGTTTCTCGGTCATAGTAATCTTCACGATATAAGAAGGCTACAATATCAGCATCCTGCTCGATACTCCCCGATTCACGAATATCAGACATCATCGGACGTTTATCTTGACGAGATTCTACACCACGAGATAACTGTGACAAGGCAATAACAGGCACTTGTAATTCACGCGCAATCCCTTTTAGTGTACGAGAAATTTCAGATACTTCCTGCTGACGGTTTTCTCCTGATTTCCCACTTCCTTGAATAAGCTGTAAGTAGTCAATCAAAACCATCCCAAGACCTTGTTCTTGCTTTAATCTACGACACTTTGCTCGAATCTCATTTACTTTAATCCCTGGTGTATCATCAATATAGATACCAGCATTAGAAAGGCTACCCATCGCCATCGTTAATTTCGCCCAATCATCAGAAGTTAATGAACCGGTACGAAGTCTTTGTGCATCAATATTTCCTTCTGCACAAAGCATACGCATAACAAGCTGATCAGAGCCCATCTCTAGACTGAAAATCGCTACATTTTCATCCGTTTTCGTCGCTACGTTTTGTGCGATATTTAATGAAAATGCGGTTTTCCCTACTGATGGACGTGCCGCTACGATAATTAAATCATTTCGCTGGAACCCTGCCGTCATCTTATCTAATTCAGTAAATCCAGTTGGTATCCCAGTAACTTCACCTTTTTGATTATGCAAAAGTTCGATTTTATCGTAAGCATCTACAAGAACGTCTTTAATATTTTGGAATGCTTTAGCATTCGTTTGATGAGATACTTCTAATATCTTTTTCTCAGCCTCATTTAAAAGGCCATCCACATCATCTTCTCTCTCATACCCATCAGACACGATATGAGTCGCCGTTCGAATCAAGCGACGTAACAGTGCCTTTTCAGCGATGATTCGTGCATAATACTCTACGTTAGCGGCAGTTGGAACAACTTCTGCTAATTCCGCTAAGTAAGAAACCCCACCAACTTCTTCTAGTAATCCTTGATCAGCCATCGCTGATGTCATTATTACTAAGTCAATCGGCTCTCCTTTATCAGATAACCCAAGCATGACTTCAAAAATCTTTTGATGTTTCGTTCGATAGAATGAGTCAGGTACTAATAACTCTGATGCTGCCGTTAATGCATCTTGATCAATTAATATAGCTCCTAAAACCGCCTGCTCGGCCTCTATATTATGCGGAGGGGTACGATCAGCAAGTACATCACTCATACGCAATCCTCCTTGCTTAATTTATTTTTATTGTTCACTAACATGAACTTTTACTGTCGCTGTTACTTGCGGGTGCAATTTCACAGTAACGTTTGTATAGCCTAATGCGCGAATTGCATCATCCATTTCAAATTTACGCTTATCAAGTTTAATCTTGTGTGATTTTTGCATTGCATCTACGATTTGTTTACTTGTGATTGAACCGAATAGACGGCCACCTTCACCAGATTTAGCCTTTAATTCTACAGTTAGTTTCTCTAATGTTTCTTTTAATTGTTTTGCACTTTCAAGCTCTGCTGCTGCATCTTTTTCTTCTTTGCGTTTTTGAGCTTCTAAAGTTTTCATACTGCTATTTGTCGCTTCAGCAGCTAATCCTTGTTTTAGTAAGAAGTTATTTGCATAGCCATCTGGTACGTTTTTTATTTCTCCTTTTTTCCCTTTACCTTTTACGTCTTTTAGAAAAATTACTTTCATGATTGTGTGCCTCCCTGTAAATAGTCATCAATAACAAATCGAAGCTTCTCCTCAGCTTCATCTACTGTAACATTTTTCATTTGTGTGGCCGCATTCGTTAAATGCCCGCCACCGCCTAAGTTTTCCATAATTAGCTGCACATTCACTTCACCTAAAGACCTGCCGCTAATTCCAATGAAATTCTCGCCACGTTTCGCAATAACAAATGAAGCAATAATTCCTGTCATTGTTAATAATGTGTCCGCTGATTGCGCAATAAGCACTTGATCGTAGTAATCATCACTATCAACTTTTGCAATCGCAATTCCATTTGTATAAATGTACGCATTTTTAATAGCTTTTGCAACCCGTAAATACTGATCCATATCTTCTTTTAGAAGCTCTTGTACAAGTACAGTATCTGCACCATGTGAGCGTAAATAAGAAGCGGCATCAAACGTACGAGCACCCGTACGGAATGTAAAGCTTTTCGTATCAACGATAATACCTGCTAACAATGCCGTTGCTTCTAACATTGTCATTTTTAAATTTTTCGGTTGATATTCAAGTAATTCTGTAACAAGTTCTGCCGTGGAAGAAGCATATGGCTCCATGTAAACAAGCAATGGATCCTCAATAAAATCCTCTCCTCGGCGATGATGGTCA from Bacillus basilensis includes the following:
- the walR gene encoding cell wall metabolism DNA-binding response regulator WalR is translated as MMGKKILVVDDEKPIADILKFNLEKEGFEIVMAHDGDEAIEKANEEQPDMVLLDIMLPGKDGLEVCREIRKSSEMPIIMLTAKDSEIDKVLGLELGADDYVTKPFSTRELLARVKANLRRHQQGGAAEKEENTEMVIGPIVINPNAYSVTKREENIELTHREFELLHYLAKHLGQVMTREHLLQTVWGYDYFGDVRTVDVTVRRLREKIEDNPSHPTLIVTRRGVGYYLRDPEQE
- a CDS encoding adenylosuccinate synthase; translation: MSSVVVVGTQWGDEGKGKITDFLSEHAEVVARYQGGNNAGHTIVFGGVKYKLHLIPSGIFYKEKICVIGNGLVVDPKALLEELKYLHDRGVSTDNLRVSNRAHVILPYHLKQDELEEASKGDDKIGTTKKGIGPAYMDKAARIGIRMADLLDREAFKEKLERNLAQKNRLFEKMYDTEGFSVEEIFEEYFEYGQQIAQYVCDTSVVLNDALDNNHRVLFEGAQGVMLDIDHGTYPFVTSSNPIAGGVTVGTGVGPAKVTRVVGVCKAYTSRVGDGPFPTELNDEIGHQIREVGREYGTTTGRPRRVGWFDSVVVRHARRVSGLTDLSLNSIDVLTGIPTLKICVAYKCDGKVIDEVPANLNILAKCEPVYEELPGWTEDITGVKSLDELPENARKYVERVSELTGIQLSMFSVGPDRNQTNIVRNVYEA
- the rplI gene encoding 50S ribosomal protein L9; translation: MKVIFLKDVKGKGKKGEIKNVPDGYANNFLLKQGLAAEATNSSMKTLEAQKRKEEKDAAAELESAKQLKETLEKLTVELKAKSGEGGRLFGSITSKQIVDAMQKSHKIKLDKRKFEMDDAIRALGYTNVTVKLHPQVTATVKVHVSEQ
- the dnaB gene encoding replicative DNA helicase, which encodes MSDVLADRTPPHNIEAEQAVLGAILIDQDALTAASELLVPDSFYRTKHQKIFEVMLGLSDKGEPIDLVIMTSAMADQGLLEEVGGVSYLAELAEVVPTAANVEYYARIIAEKALLRRLIRTATHIVSDGYEREDDVDGLLNEAEKKILEVSHQTNAKAFQNIKDVLVDAYDKIELLHNQKGEVTGIPTGFTELDKMTAGFQRNDLIIVAARPSVGKTAFSLNIAQNVATKTDENVAIFSLEMGSDQLVMRMLCAEGNIDAQRLRTGSLTSDDWAKLTMAMGSLSNAGIYIDDTPGIKVNEIRAKCRRLKQEQGLGMVLIDYLQLIQGSGKSGENRQQEVSEISRTLKGIARELQVPVIALSQLSRGVESRQDKRPMMSDIRESGSIEQDADIVAFLYREDYYDRETENKNTIEIIIAKQRNGPVGSVELAFVKEFNKFVNLERRFEDGHAPPA